The proteins below are encoded in one region of Hordeum vulgare subsp. vulgare chromosome 3H, MorexV3_pseudomolecules_assembly, whole genome shotgun sequence:
- the LOC123440318 gene encoding uncharacterized protein DDB_G0271670-like has protein sequence SSSSSSSSSSSSSSTSSSSSSSSSSSSSSSSSSCSPCSSSSSPSSSSSSPSFSSSSSSSSSSSSSSSSSSSSSSSTTTSSSSSSSSSSSSSSSSSSSSSSTTVTTTTTTTTTTTTTTTTTTNTTSTTTSSTSSSSSSSSSSTTTSSSSSSSSSSFSSSSSSCSSCSSCSSSPSSPSSSSSSSFSSSSSSSSSSSSSSSSSS, from the exons tcttcttcttcttcttcttcttcttcttcttcttcttcttctacttcttcttcttcttcttcttcttcttcttcttcttcttcttcttcttcttcttcttgttctccttgttcttcttcttcttctccttcttcttcttcttcttctccttctttttcttcttcttcttcttcttcttcttcttcttcttcttcttcttctt cttcttcttcttcttcttcttctactactacttcttcttcttcttcttcttcttcttcttcttcttcttcttcttcttcctcttcttcttcttcttctactactgttactactactactactactactactactactactactactactactactactactaatactactagtactactacttcttctacttcttcttcttcttcttcttcttcttcttctactactacttcttcttcttcttcttcttcttcttcttctttttcttcttcttcttcttcttgttcttcttgttcttcttgttcttcttctccttcttctccttcttcttcttcttcttcttctttttcttcttcttcttcttcttcttcttcttcttcttcttcttcttcttcttcttct